In the genome of Armatimonadota bacterium, one region contains:
- the hflX gene encoding GTPase HflX, which translates to MHEIRHVERAIIVNLDVSEEESNRWSLDELRELIITAGAIVAGEFHQKRAKPDIAYYVGQGKAEELFAEAKSKEADLVVVNDDLTPIQQRNLEETLEIRVIDRTQLILDIFAQRAHTHEGKLQVELAQLNYLLPRLTGRGKALSRLGGGIGTRGPGETKLESDRRRIRKRIADLSEEIEEVRQHRRVQKESRRKLPFPTAALVGYTSAGKSTLLNTLSGSEVLVDQKLFATLDPTTRRVVLPDGWAVLITDTVGFIRKLPHELVATFRATLEEVTESDFLIHVVDASHPQMTAQMEAVRNVLHELNSHEKPMVTVFNKSDLIKDQYVLRKLVAETPNSVYISAKNREGIRQLMNLLSKTLRSLLVRMSLNIPYERSDLVSLCYENGRVLKAEYTTTGILIEAEVSREIAGKLERYAP; encoded by the coding sequence ATGCATGAGATTAGACACGTTGAGCGAGCGATTATAGTAAATCTGGATGTATCTGAAGAAGAATCTAACCGCTGGTCGCTCGATGAACTGAGAGAACTAATAATAACCGCGGGCGCAATAGTTGCTGGCGAATTTCACCAGAAGCGCGCAAAGCCGGATATTGCCTACTATGTTGGGCAAGGAAAAGCTGAGGAGCTTTTTGCTGAAGCTAAAAGCAAAGAAGCAGATCTTGTCGTGGTAAATGACGATCTTACTCCTATTCAACAAAGGAACCTGGAGGAAACCCTAGAGATACGCGTCATTGATCGCACTCAGCTTATTCTTGACATCTTCGCACAACGAGCACACACGCACGAAGGTAAACTTCAGGTCGAGCTTGCCCAGCTCAACTATCTTTTGCCAAGACTCACAGGCCGCGGCAAGGCATTGAGCCGTCTCGGCGGCGGTATTGGAACGCGAGGGCCTGGTGAAACAAAACTCGAAAGCGACCGGAGGCGAATTAGAAAGCGAATTGCGGACCTCTCCGAAGAAATTGAGGAGGTTCGCCAACATCGGCGCGTCCAAAAAGAGAGCCGCCGCAAGCTACCTTTCCCAACAGCAGCACTTGTTGGCTATACAAGCGCAGGAAAATCAACGTTGTTGAATACCCTATCGGGATCAGAAGTTTTAGTAGACCAAAAACTTTTCGCCACCCTTGATCCAACAACCAGGCGCGTCGTGCTTCCCGACGGATGGGCAGTGTTGATAACCGATACAGTAGGCTTCATTCGTAAGCTACCTCACGAACTAGTAGCTACTTTTCGAGCCACTCTTGAAGAAGTTACCGAATCCGATTTTCTAATTCACGTTGTGGATGCGAGCCATCCACAAATGACAGCTCAAATGGAAGCTGTTCGCAATGTTCTCCACGAGCTAAATTCGCATGAAAAGCCGATGGTAACCGTTTTTAATAAGAGCGATCTCATCAAAGACCAGTATGTGCTACGCAAGCTTGTAGCAGAAACCCCAAATAGCGTCTATATCTCAGCCAAAAACCGAGAAGGAATTCGACAATTAATGAACCTGCTTTCTAAAACTCTTAGAAGTCTTTTGGTTCGAATGTCGCTGAATATCCCTTACGAGCGAAGTGACCTCGTATCGCTGTGTTATGAAAATGGTCGCGTACTAAAAGCAGAATACACAACCACTGGCATTCTTATTGAAGCAGAGGTTTCTCGCGAAATTGCAGGAAAGCTTGAGCGCTATGCTCCATAA
- a CDS encoding radical SAM protein, protein MAVIREVIAKSILCKSGISNYCVNCYTGCLHGCIYCYARFMKRFTNHEERWGQFLDIKVNAPVLLAREVKRKRPGTVFFSSVCDAYQPVEKRYELSRSCLKRLIEAGFSIAVLTKSKLVTRDFDILAGYPYCEVGSTLTTANEKLRFLIEPGASPTYERIAALERACEKGIRAYAFLGPFMPELSDTDEALSSLISSIAPLPLEYYYADKLNPRPGVWNSVLLFLRRYYPQLINHYHRLFFNKEEYRMYCADLGKRLRAIAAEHGVGDKLKAVF, encoded by the coding sequence ATGGCTGTAATTCGAGAGGTAATCGCAAAATCTATACTATGCAAGTCAGGTATTTCTAACTATTGCGTCAACTGCTATACTGGCTGCTTACATGGTTGTATTTACTGCTATGCCAGATTTATGAAGCGCTTTACGAACCACGAAGAACGCTGGGGCCAGTTTCTAGATATTAAAGTAAACGCTCCCGTACTTCTAGCGCGGGAGGTCAAGCGAAAACGCCCAGGAACTGTATTCTTCAGCTCCGTATGCGATGCCTACCAACCAGTCGAAAAACGATATGAGCTTTCCCGTTCATGCCTAAAGAGATTGATAGAAGCCGGTTTTAGTATTGCAGTGCTAACAAAAAGCAAATTGGTGACCAGAGACTTTGACATTTTGGCAGGATACCCCTATTGCGAGGTAGGGAGCACCCTAACGACAGCGAATGAGAAATTGAGGTTCCTTATTGAACCTGGTGCCTCACCGACTTATGAGCGGATTGCAGCATTGGAAAGAGCATGCGAAAAAGGAATCAGAGCATATGCCTTCCTCGGTCCGTTCATGCCAGAGCTCTCAGACACTGACGAGGCTCTTAGTTCACTTATTTCTTCGATTGCACCCCTGCCTCTTGAATATTATTACGCGGATAAGCTGAACCCACGGCCAGGAGTCTGGAATTCGGTACTGCTGTTTTTAAGAAGGTACTATCCGCAGTTAATAAATCACTACCACCGCTTATTTTTCAACAAAGAAGAATATCGCATGTATTGCGCAGACTTAGGAAAGCGTCTAAGGGCAATCGCCGCCGAGCATGGCGTCGGCGATAAGCTAAAGGCTGTGTTTTAA
- a CDS encoding heparinase II/III family protein, whose protein sequence is MNLERPSVFLNAKEIARLRKEVKTVSWKRELYEKDSGRPMFLGGTSIKATADRWLNIDIQIPERSGHFHNFFCKDGNMLELPEDLKPRPEGYKCPVCGQIYKGEKYDGAVRWRAHNELSVAAFNLALTHVLEGDIQYARKAAEILIKYTNAYPGPHTSPTAGGIMYQSLCEAVWVIPLAAAYDLVYNELSENEKTKIETKLFRPVAEGLRNMGIGGNWGSWHLSAVGVIGYAIKDKELIQYALESFKSQIDKQLGDDGLWPESVHTYHFYPMNAFLYLAEAALHNGTDLYNWEAKPGKGLKAMFIAPLNYAYPNFQLPAINDGWFKSFLPLGLYELAYARYDDPMLGWVLKQGYDKLKSPRSSLWALLHGRSLDKNFKEPSFKSINFPVLGIAVLRSQNGNMITFDYGPHLGHGQRDKMGITLFANGKPLVLDYGTPGYGSEIMQWYVSTPAHNTVVVDCKNQATTKERRLTCFNSGDFFEVAEAETEEAYPGVLHRRTVIRVEDYFIVVDYLESEEEHSYDWFLRCEGDLTIRMVPTTDAPPISYKYVEQLASFAPKGPWQARWKTKDGGLGLIMLDDSPSLVYSTECPAELGTRKVPLIVSHKKGKTATFTAILFPYLGSLRVTATLKRGLIEVNHDGVTDWISIEPHIGERPLLTDGRYAFVLTKDSKPLCSSIIGGSYLDWNGAKSPF, encoded by the coding sequence ATGAATCTAGAAAGGCCGTCCGTTTTCCTCAACGCGAAAGAAATCGCTAGACTACGCAAGGAAGTTAAAACAGTCTCATGGAAACGAGAACTTTATGAAAAAGATTCAGGACGGCCAATGTTCCTAGGCGGCACATCCATCAAAGCCACAGCCGATAGGTGGCTGAATATTGACATCCAAATTCCTGAAAGGAGTGGGCACTTTCATAATTTCTTCTGCAAAGATGGCAACATGCTGGAACTCCCCGAAGATCTCAAACCACGACCAGAAGGCTATAAATGCCCAGTCTGTGGACAAATATACAAAGGCGAAAAATACGATGGTGCGGTACGCTGGCGAGCTCATAATGAGCTATCGGTTGCCGCATTTAATTTAGCTCTCACCCATGTTTTGGAAGGAGATATCCAGTATGCTCGCAAGGCTGCCGAAATTCTCATAAAATATACAAATGCTTACCCCGGACCCCATACTTCCCCAACTGCTGGCGGTATTATGTACCAATCGCTTTGTGAAGCAGTTTGGGTCATTCCACTTGCCGCTGCCTATGATTTGGTCTACAACGAATTGTCAGAAAATGAAAAAACAAAAATCGAGACAAAGCTATTTCGGCCTGTTGCTGAGGGACTGCGTAACATGGGCATTGGTGGCAATTGGGGCTCATGGCATCTCTCGGCAGTAGGCGTAATCGGCTATGCAATAAAGGACAAAGAGCTTATTCAATATGCTTTGGAAAGCTTTAAGTCGCAAATAGATAAACAACTTGGAGATGACGGCCTTTGGCCCGAGTCAGTCCACACCTACCATTTTTATCCAATGAATGCATTTCTCTACCTTGCGGAGGCAGCACTTCACAACGGTACTGACCTCTATAACTGGGAAGCAAAACCAGGCAAAGGGCTCAAGGCAATGTTCATCGCTCCACTTAATTATGCATATCCCAATTTTCAACTTCCTGCAATCAACGATGGGTGGTTCAAATCTTTCTTGCCGCTTGGTCTTTATGAACTTGCCTATGCAAGATATGATGACCCAATGCTAGGCTGGGTATTAAAACAAGGCTATGACAAGCTCAAATCCCCTAGGTCAAGTCTTTGGGCACTGTTACACGGCAGATCTCTTGACAAGAATTTCAAAGAGCCGAGTTTTAAATCAATTAATTTCCCTGTCTTAGGTATAGCTGTCCTGCGTTCTCAGAACGGAAACATGATAACCTTCGATTATGGACCGCATCTCGGACACGGACAACGCGATAAAATGGGAATCACTCTTTTTGCAAATGGCAAACCGCTTGTTCTAGATTATGGAACACCTGGTTACGGCTCTGAAATTATGCAATGGTATGTAAGCACTCCAGCTCACAACACGGTAGTCGTAGATTGCAAAAACCAAGCTACGACAAAGGAACGCCGGCTTACTTGCTTTAATTCAGGTGATTTTTTTGAAGTTGCCGAAGCTGAAACTGAGGAAGCTTATCCTGGGGTGCTTCATCGCCGCACGGTAATTCGCGTTGAAGATTATTTTATTGTGGTTGACTACTTAGAAAGCGAAGAAGAGCATTCCTATGACTGGTTCCTCCGATGTGAAGGCGACCTTACAATAAGGATGGTTCCAACTACAGATGCCCCTCCAATTTCGTACAAATACGTTGAGCAGTTAGCTTCTTTCGCCCCCAAAGGACCATGGCAAGCAAGGTGGAAGACTAAAGATGGAGGGCTTGGTCTTATCATGCTTGATGATTCTCCATCGCTAGTATATTCTACCGAATGTCCTGCCGAATTGGGAACGCGAAAAGTACCTTTGATAGTTTCTCACAAAAAAGGCAAAACGGCAACATTTACTGCGATTTTGTTTCCATACCTAGGTTCACTAAGGGTAACGGCAACTTTGAAAAGGGGTTTGATAGAAGTCAATCATGACGGAGTTACTGACTGGATCTCAATTGAGCCCCATATAGGGGAACGGCCGCTACTAACCGACGGTCGCTATGCTTTTGTGCTAACAAAAGACTCCAAACCCCTGTGCTCCTCCATAATTGGAGGAAGCTATTTGGATTGGAATGGGGCGAAAAGCCCTTTCTAA
- a CDS encoding alpha-mannosidase: MPIEQPMLHDRIEELLLQKARQRWNEIGNLRWWGTRQIEKILIRETTAYEKIDEALNASDWRIIKVGDEWAGGGEFAWFRFQFTVPREFAGKTLVALFRFGKTGWLGGEGCLFIDGIPYQGIDPNHPDVILTEKAKPGEKFDIVVACVSTPVWQGIKHKMVLEQADIAVLNTDVKDYYYDLGFILGIAESLPKGDRRRARIVRIANKSVDSFNPDANSFDALAESARNAARILMPLYKAPANASSLEFACNGHSHIDVAWLWPYAETIRKCSRTFSTVDRLMEEYPYYLFTQSQAQLYEFTKEHYPQLYQKIKKRINERRFEPQGSMWVEADCNLTSGESLVRQILLGKSYFLDEFGIETDVFWLPDVFGYSAALPQILKLGGIKYFSTIKISWSQFNKFPYSTFWWEGIDGTRVLAHFPPSNDYNARIDPGTLRGAAENYREKDRSDIALYPYGFGDGGGGPTREHLEHLKRAANLEGVPKCKPSWVSDFFHELEKRSEDLPTWVGELYLEYHRGTYTTQSRNKRANRKSELLLRDAEMACGLAWLLAKAEYPHERFTRAWKLICKNQFHDVIPGTSVTDVYKDTAIDYQEIAEIGEKMRAQGLRVIGASEADGNQIIVFNSLAWNRSDAVCLKVPGNAKNWHVETIDGQVLPSQPKAGNASELWFEPQALPGIGLCSFKLVKGVPRIAKANIKVSTSCMENSFYRVKIDRQGLITSIYDKRAKREVLPRGARANLFQLFEDKPLSWDAWDIEFYYRDKGNDITDLTEITVEEAGPVRGSVRMVRRFGNSQIEQRIVLWGSNPRIDFETHVDWHEATKMLKVAFPVNVHGNKARYEIQFGSVERPNHWNTGWDFARFEVPAQKWVDLSQADYGVSLLNDCKYGHDIYSNVIRLTLLRSPKMPDSQADMGEHVFTYSLLPHQGDWIAGETVRRAYELNVPMTAWLSEDKPRFSGSLLSVDSPNVIVETIKKAEREDALIMRLYECSGGLAEVTLTAGSSISRAAECDLLERDKKELEVDNNKIQLSFTPFEIKTVKLVAG, translated from the coding sequence GTGCCAATAGAACAACCCATGCTCCATGATAGAATCGAGGAGCTATTGCTCCAAAAAGCTCGACAGCGCTGGAATGAAATAGGCAATTTGCGCTGGTGGGGCACTCGACAAATCGAAAAAATCCTAATACGCGAGACTACCGCATATGAGAAGATAGATGAGGCGTTGAACGCAAGTGACTGGCGTATTATCAAGGTCGGTGATGAGTGGGCTGGCGGTGGTGAGTTTGCTTGGTTTCGCTTCCAATTTACAGTTCCAAGGGAATTCGCTGGTAAGACGCTTGTAGCATTGTTTCGTTTCGGAAAGACAGGTTGGTTAGGTGGCGAAGGATGCCTCTTTATAGACGGCATTCCATACCAAGGGATAGATCCCAACCATCCGGACGTAATTTTGACTGAAAAAGCAAAGCCTGGAGAGAAATTTGACATTGTGGTGGCATGTGTTTCCACCCCAGTTTGGCAGGGCATCAAACACAAGATGGTGCTTGAGCAAGCAGATATTGCAGTGCTGAATACCGATGTTAAGGACTATTACTATGATCTTGGATTCATTCTTGGGATTGCCGAATCCTTGCCAAAGGGAGATAGGCGTCGCGCAAGAATAGTTCGGATTGCTAATAAAAGCGTGGATTCGTTCAACCCCGACGCAAACAGTTTTGACGCACTTGCAGAAAGCGCAAGAAACGCGGCAAGGATACTCATGCCCCTATACAAGGCTCCTGCAAACGCAAGCTCCCTTGAATTTGCATGTAACGGTCATTCTCATATTGACGTGGCTTGGCTATGGCCATATGCGGAGACCATACGCAAGTGTTCACGCACATTTTCAACTGTTGACCGCTTAATGGAGGAATATCCGTATTATCTTTTTACCCAAAGCCAAGCTCAGCTCTACGAGTTTACAAAAGAACATTATCCTCAGCTTTATCAAAAAATTAAAAAGCGCATAAATGAACGAAGATTTGAGCCTCAGGGAAGCATGTGGGTTGAGGCAGATTGCAATCTTACGTCAGGTGAATCCCTTGTAAGGCAGATTTTGCTTGGCAAGAGTTATTTTTTAGATGAATTTGGAATCGAAACAGACGTGTTCTGGCTACCAGATGTATTTGGATACAGCGCCGCATTGCCACAGATTTTAAAGCTTGGTGGAATTAAGTATTTTTCAACTATCAAGATAAGTTGGAGCCAATTTAATAAGTTTCCCTATTCAACCTTTTGGTGGGAGGGAATAGATGGAACGCGGGTTTTAGCTCATTTTCCTCCTAGCAACGACTACAACGCAAGGATTGATCCAGGAACGCTTCGAGGAGCGGCAGAGAATTATAGAGAGAAAGATAGATCGGATATCGCCCTTTACCCATATGGTTTTGGCGATGGCGGGGGCGGGCCAACTAGAGAACATTTGGAGCATCTGAAGCGTGCTGCAAATTTAGAGGGCGTTCCTAAATGCAAACCGTCGTGGGTTAGCGACTTTTTCCATGAGCTAGAGAAAAGAAGTGAGGACCTTCCCACATGGGTGGGCGAGCTCTATTTGGAGTACCATCGGGGTACGTATACCACCCAATCGCGAAACAAGAGAGCGAATCGAAAATCAGAGTTGCTCCTTCGTGACGCTGAAATGGCATGCGGCCTTGCATGGCTTCTTGCGAAAGCTGAATATCCACATGAACGGTTTACACGTGCTTGGAAGCTCATTTGCAAGAATCAATTCCATGATGTAATTCCTGGAACCTCGGTTACAGATGTTTACAAAGACACAGCCATTGACTACCAAGAAATTGCCGAAATTGGCGAGAAAATGCGAGCCCAGGGTCTGCGGGTAATTGGCGCATCAGAGGCAGATGGTAATCAAATTATTGTTTTTAATAGCCTAGCATGGAATCGGTCGGATGCAGTCTGCTTGAAGGTACCTGGGAATGCAAAAAATTGGCACGTTGAAACTATTGATGGTCAGGTGCTTCCATCACAACCGAAAGCTGGAAACGCATCGGAACTTTGGTTCGAACCGCAGGCACTACCTGGCATAGGACTTTGCTCATTTAAACTTGTTAAGGGCGTACCAAGGATAGCTAAGGCAAACATAAAGGTTTCAACATCATGCATGGAAAACTCTTTCTACCGCGTCAAAATTGACCGGCAAGGGTTAATAACCTCGATTTACGATAAGCGGGCAAAAAGGGAGGTGCTTCCCAGAGGAGCCCGTGCCAATCTTTTCCAGCTATTCGAGGACAAGCCGCTTTCTTGGGATGCATGGGATATCGAGTTCTACTACCGCGATAAAGGCAATGATATAACCGACCTTACGGAAATTACGGTAGAAGAGGCAGGGCCAGTTCGAGGCTCTGTGAGAATGGTAAGAAGGTTTGGGAACTCTCAGATTGAGCAAAGGATTGTACTTTGGGGCTCAAATCCAAGAATTGATTTTGAAACGCATGTTGACTGGCATGAAGCGACAAAGATGTTAAAGGTTGCTTTTCCTGTGAATGTTCATGGAAACAAAGCGAGATACGAGATTCAATTCGGAAGCGTTGAGCGCCCAAATCATTGGAATACCGGTTGGGACTTTGCTCGCTTTGAGGTTCCTGCTCAAAAGTGGGTTGATCTCTCGCAAGCGGATTACGGAGTTAGCCTCTTAAACGACTGCAAGTATGGCCACGATATATACAGCAACGTAATTCGGCTAACTTTGCTCCGTTCACCAAAAATGCCAGATTCGCAGGCTGATATGGGCGAGCATGTATTTACATATTCACTTCTGCCCCACCAAGGCGACTGGATAGCAGGGGAGACTGTGCGCAGGGCATATGAGCTAAACGTTCCTATGACGGCGTGGCTTTCGGAGGATAAACCAAGATTCAGCGGAAGTCTGTTATCCGTAGATTCGCCAAATGTGATTGTTGAAACAATAAAGAAGGCAGAAAGGGAAGATGCGTTAATCATGCGATTGTATGAATGCTCAGGTGGTCTTGCAGAGGTCACGCTTACAGCAGGCTCTTCGATTTCTCGTGCGGCAGAGTGTGACCTTCTTGAGAGAGATAAGAAAGAACTTGAAGTTGATAATAATAAAATCCAGCTATCATTTACACCTTTTGAGATTAAGACGGTTAAGCTGGTCGCTGGCTAA
- a CDS encoding family 10 glycosylhydrolase, with product MRTFFLWILAVLVLLGIDACPADCKFPGNVGAYMNLRDGSAENISALINEAADLGIQFLMPIAKSTSGKAYYKSEIIPEARPGSPDMLKIVIDAAHKRGLKVYPWICVNCDGGEQPSKILEEHPEWRVVSIDGRSGGYIDPSSQEARDYVCSVIKEIVSKYDVDGINLDYLRYPSGRNCFCDRCVKLFKEATGYDARDADKAMPGTDKWRKWRAWRMKQINLEMEQIRKVVDEIKPGLPISSYVWGVHTYSEKYQTCQDWKTWIKKGWLDWINPSGYIYNMKSFSDRVSQNRSAIPKGFPYLVTIGVITSHGRLNTVDEIKAQINEAMRLGADGIVFFTLEYTKPFLKDLSSTLRQLGKHASQTH from the coding sequence ATGAGAACTTTTTTTCTATGGATACTTGCGGTGTTGGTGTTACTAGGTATTGACGCATGTCCGGCAGATTGTAAATTTCCAGGCAATGTCGGGGCTTATATGAACTTGCGCGATGGTTCTGCTGAAAACATTTCTGCTCTTATCAACGAGGCTGCAGATTTGGGAATTCAATTTCTTATGCCTATTGCCAAGTCCACAAGCGGCAAAGCATACTACAAAAGCGAAATTATTCCTGAAGCACGTCCCGGCTCTCCGGATATGTTAAAAATCGTTATAGACGCTGCACATAAACGAGGACTCAAAGTTTATCCTTGGATATGCGTTAATTGCGATGGTGGAGAACAACCATCAAAAATTCTCGAAGAACATCCAGAATGGCGAGTTGTAAGCATTGATGGAAGAAGCGGTGGTTATATTGACCCTTCTTCGCAGGAAGCACGCGATTATGTGTGCTCTGTAATAAAAGAAATTGTAAGCAAGTACGATGTGGACGGAATCAATCTTGATTATCTGCGTTATCCAAGCGGCCGCAATTGCTTCTGTGATAGGTGTGTGAAACTTTTTAAAGAAGCAACAGGCTATGATGCACGTGATGCGGACAAAGCTATGCCAGGAACTGATAAATGGCGCAAGTGGCGGGCTTGGCGAATGAAGCAGATAAATTTAGAGATGGAGCAGATTCGCAAAGTTGTTGACGAGATTAAGCCTGGACTGCCGATTTCTAGCTATGTATGGGGAGTGCACACCTACAGTGAGAAATACCAGACCTGTCAAGATTGGAAGACATGGATCAAAAAAGGTTGGCTCGATTGGATTAATCCTTCTGGCTACATTTACAATATGAAGTCTTTCTCCGACCGCGTGAGCCAAAATCGCTCGGCTATACCCAAAGGCTTCCCATATTTGGTAACTATTGGTGTGATTACAAGTCATGGTAGGCTTAACACCGTAGACGAAATCAAAGCTCAGATAAATGAAGCAATGAGGCTGGGCGCCGATGGCATAGTGTTCTTTACACTCGAATATACAAAGCCGTTTCTAAAGGACCTATCTTCAACGTTAAGGCAACTAGGAAAACATGCTTCTCAGACACATTAA
- a CDS encoding DUF4091 domain-containing protein, whose translation MAYLNFAAVLLLMILLGTASATTNEYRLWIEPSAKKILQDALPSEQAPSAADLCAAHNEWESFQICLRSNKTIRNIGVEASDLKQVKGKGVIPSTNIWLGLVSYVPIMDPPIPYPDPLPPLRPFDLQPNVTQPIWVTVKVPEGIPAGEYKGSIKVTAGRSTLNIAIKLHVWDFTLPKTPSCVTAFGITMESVARTHGATGDADKTLELHKKYHEMLLDHKISPYHIPVDLMSPDAKAYLDDPRMTSYIIPYIEDDAKLKSLVQYLIENNWFRKGYFYPLDEPVDKNAYNQLKQITDRLRAIEPRYRIVAPFFRGPDFAEGKTIWDLAIGQINIWCPNEHYFDLEPRTRPMIRTRKNAGEDVWWYVCCGPGDPYSNFFVQQEAMKHRMLFWHQKREGIDGLLYWSTTYWMPWAGCDDPWKSMMTVKNINPNIFGDGSLLYPGKPVGIDGPVSSLRLEVIRDGIEDFEYLCLANNLVGSSTTNQYIRTVAKSLTYYELDPLKLEKVRRKLGAAIEKALQKKIN comes from the coding sequence ATGGCGTACTTAAACTTTGCCGCTGTCCTACTCCTCATGATATTATTAGGTACAGCGTCTGCGACAACAAATGAATACCGGCTTTGGATTGAACCATCAGCAAAGAAAATTCTACAAGATGCATTACCTTCCGAGCAAGCGCCATCTGCCGCCGATCTTTGCGCTGCACACAACGAATGGGAATCCTTTCAAATATGCCTAAGGTCTAACAAGACCATACGAAACATTGGAGTCGAAGCTTCTGACCTCAAGCAGGTAAAAGGCAAAGGCGTTATTCCAAGTACAAACATCTGGTTAGGCCTTGTTTCATATGTGCCTATAATGGACCCACCAATTCCATATCCAGATCCACTGCCGCCTCTTCGCCCCTTCGACCTTCAGCCTAACGTTACCCAACCAATATGGGTTACAGTCAAAGTACCTGAGGGAATTCCAGCAGGCGAATACAAAGGAAGCATTAAGGTAACAGCAGGCAGGTCTACGTTAAACATAGCAATCAAACTTCATGTTTGGGACTTTACCCTACCTAAGACACCCAGTTGTGTGACGGCTTTCGGCATCACCATGGAATCAGTCGCTCGAACCCACGGCGCTACTGGCGACGCTGATAAGACTTTAGAGCTACATAAGAAATACCATGAGATGCTTCTCGACCATAAAATTTCACCGTACCATATCCCGGTTGACCTTATGTCGCCTGATGCAAAGGCATATCTAGATGATCCGCGGATGACTTCGTATATCATCCCCTACATCGAAGATGATGCAAAACTCAAATCGCTAGTTCAGTATCTCATCGAAAATAACTGGTTTCGAAAAGGCTACTTTTATCCCCTTGATGAGCCGGTCGATAAAAACGCTTACAACCAGCTAAAACAAATTACAGACCGCTTACGTGCAATTGAACCAAGATACCGCATTGTGGCGCCTTTCTTCCGAGGACCAGATTTTGCAGAAGGAAAAACCATTTGGGACCTTGCAATCGGGCAGATAAACATCTGGTGTCCAAACGAACACTATTTCGACCTTGAACCGCGTACCCGGCCAATGATAAGGACCCGCAAGAACGCCGGAGAAGATGTTTGGTGGTATGTTTGCTGTGGGCCTGGCGATCCATATTCGAATTTCTTTGTTCAACAGGAAGCAATGAAACACAGAATGCTTTTCTGGCACCAGAAACGAGAAGGCATTGACGGACTCCTTTACTGGTCAACGACTTATTGGATGCCTTGGGCAGGATGTGATGATCCATGGAAGTCAATGATGACAGTAAAAAACATAAACCCAAATATATTCGGCGACGGTTCGCTCTTATATCCTGGAAAACCCGTTGGAATTGACGGCCCGGTTTCGTCGCTTCGGTTGGAAGTAATTCGCGATGGCATCGAAGACTTCGAATACCTATGTCTTGCTAATAACTTGGTTGGCTCTAGCACAACGAACCAATACATCCGCACAGTAGCAAAATCGCTAACATATTATGAGCTAGATCCGCTTAAACTTGAAAAAGTGAGAAGAAAATTAGGAGCTGCAATTGAGAAAGCCTTACAGAAGAAAATTAATTAG
- a CDS encoding tryptophan-rich sensory protein, which yields MAYELRISWFSVIVIGLIVILVALIGSYFSNQNRDWYEQLKKPPFQPPNWVFPIVWNVIFLLAIVSLSLVWNSRPHTNGTFWVISLALFNGVLNIAWSALFFGNRMVYLAIWDAAAICLSVIGIIIISWRISRIASFLFIPYALWTGFATYLTWVIWRLNV from the coding sequence ATGGCATACGAATTACGAATTTCATGGTTTTCAGTTATAGTAATAGGTTTAATTGTGATATTGGTTGCTTTAATTGGAAGCTACTTTAGCAATCAAAACAGGGATTGGTATGAACAGCTGAAAAAGCCTCCGTTCCAGCCACCGAATTGGGTATTTCCAATTGTATGGAATGTTATATTTCTACTTGCAATTGTGTCGCTATCGCTTGTATGGAATAGCCGCCCACACACGAACGGCACATTTTGGGTGATAAGCCTTGCTCTCTTTAATGGCGTTTTAAATATTGCGTGGTCGGCACTATTCTTTGGAAACCGCATGGTATACCTTGCAATATGGGATGCGGCGGCGATTTGTCTCTCTGTAATAGGGATAATTATTATTTCTTGGCGTATTTCACGCATTGCATCTTTTCTTTTCATCCCATATGCCCTCTGGACTGGGTTTGCAACGTATTTAACATGGGTGATTTGGCGTCTTAATGTATGA